Proteins from one Hyperolius riggenbachi isolate aHypRig1 chromosome 2, aHypRig1.pri, whole genome shotgun sequence genomic window:
- the LOC137544647 gene encoding E3 ubiquitin/ISG15 ligase TRIM25-like has translation MASADLSQDLECPICLSIYTDPVNLKCGHNFCRVCIDHVLDTQEGSGGYSCPGCREQYIERPTLQRNIALRNIAESFLSTQPDNDETKILCTNCVDSSELAIKYCLHCEVSMCDKHLKVHSKAPEHVLCDPKISLENRKCPVHKKILEYYCTEDAACICVSCRLDGEHQGHQVEVLDEASEKKKLKLRNNLQKLMAETEEAAKRVQRLEELRRKAQEKADGEKERIVSLFRDLRRRLEDLENKIICDIIVQAKQVSVSFDDVISKLEIKKEELSRKMRHIEELCNMTDPLTVLQESDTGDLCDTEDRERHDKQLHDGGDLDVAGISHTLHTGLSDIMSGVTVQKHTDTQAYPQSSTENKVPITAKLSRPHPQPTSTAQHTQAYPHSSTEDKAPVTAKVSRPHSQPTPTKQHAQAYSYASTEDKVPITAKPSRPRPLPKPPIQLTQCKAGGTNIGVVQQTSEVILQKKTDTQTYPRSSTEDKASITTKQSWPRPQPRQSIPNTQHQAEGTNIGAAQQTSGPPVYADILLDVNSAGNYLHISTDRKAASSADRSQNYPETPERFQDYSQVLSSQSFSSGRHYWEVDVGESAWWRVGMCYPSIARRGEESVIGGNYKSWCFYRKFNKYSVLHGRQKIWLLDEIPSDRVRICLDYEAGQISFYALCDPIRHLHTFPAAFSEPLHAALWVADNCIKISGGNQQV, from the coding sequence ATGGCGTCTGCTGATCTGAGCCAGGACCTGGAGTGTCCCATCTGTCTAAGCATTTATACCGATCCTGTAAACCTGAAATGTggtcacaacttctgccgggTCTGTATTGATCATGTGCTGGATACACAGGAGGGGTCTGGAGGCTATTCCTGTCCTGGATGTAGAGAGCAGTATATCGAGCGTCCGACACTGCAGAGGAACATTGCCCTGAGGAACATAGCAGAGAGTTTCTTGTCTACTCAGCCAGATAATGATGAGACCAAAATCCTATGCACCAACTGTGTGGACTCTTCTGAGCTGGCAATTAAATACTGTCTGCATTGTGAAGTTTCTATGTGTGATAAACACCTGAAAGTCCACAGCAAGGCACCAGAACATGTCTTGTGTGACCCCAAAATTTCCCTGGAGAACAGGAAATGCCCCGTCCATAAGAAGatcctggagtattactgcactgaggatgctgcctgtatctgtgtgtcctgCAGGTTGGATGGAGAACATCAGGGACACCAGGTGGAGGTGTTGGATGAGGCCTCTGAGAAGAAGAAGCTGAAGCTGAGAAATAATCTGCAGAAActgatggcagagacagaggaggctgCAAAAAGAGTCCAGCGTCTGgaggaactcaggagaaaagcacaagaaaaagcagATGGGGAAAAAGAGAGAATCGTTTccctgtttagagacctcaggagacGGCTGGAAGATCTGGAGAATAAAATCATCTGTGACATCATTGTGCAGGCAAAGCAAGTGTCAGTATCATTTGATGATGTAATTTCCAAACTGGAAATAAAGAaggaggagctgtccaggaagatgcgtcacattgaggagctgtgtaacatgactgatccactgaccgtcttacaggaatcagacacaggtgacttgtgtgacacggaggacagagagagacatgataaacagctccatgatggaggggatctggatgtggctggcatctcacacacattacacacaggactatctgatatcatgtctggggtcactgtgcagaaacatacagacacacaggcctATCCACAGTCTAGTACAGAGAACAAAGTTCCCATCActgctaaactatccaggccacacccccaacccacctccaccgcacaacacacacaggcctatCCACATTCTAGTACAGAGGACAAGGCTCCTGTCACTGCTAAAGTATCCAGGCCACACTCCCAACCCACCCCCACCAAACAACATGCACAGGCCTATTCATATGCTAGTACAGAGGACAAAGTTCCCATCACTGCTAAACcatccaggccacgccccctaCCCAAACCGCCCATACAACTAACACAGTGCAAGGCTGGGGGGACAAATATTGGAGTTGTACAGCAAACATCTGAGGTaattttgcagaaaaaaacagaCACACAGACCTATCCACGTTCTAGTACAGAGGACAAGGCTTCTATCACTACTAAACaatcctggccacgcccccaacccagGCAGTCCATACCAAACACACAGCACCAGGCTGAGGGGACAAATATTGGGGCTGCACAGCAAACATCAGGGCCGCCAGTGTAtgcagacatattactggatgtaaaCTCAGCTGGTAATTATCTCCACATATCTACTGACAGGAAAGCTGCATCCAGTGCAGACAGAAGCCAGAATTACCCAGAAAcaccagagagatttcaggattattctcaggtgttgagcagccagagtttctcctcagggcgacattactgggaagtggatgttggggAATCAGCATGGTGGAGAGTtgggatgtgttaccccagtatagccaggagaggggaggagtcagtGATTGGAGGGAATTACAAGTCCTGGTGTTTCTACAGGAAATTTAATAAGTATTCAGTATTACATGGCAGGCAAAAGATTTGGTTACTGGACGAGATCCCCAGTGATAGAGTCAGGATATGTCTGGATTACGAGgccgggcagatctccttttatgccctgtgtgacccgatcagacacctccacaccttcccTGCTGCCTTCagtgagcccctccatgctgcattATGGGTAGCGGATAATTGTATAAAGATATCTGGGGGGAATCAGCAGGTGTGA